The Candidatus Brocadiaceae bacterium genome includes a window with the following:
- a CDS encoding solute-binding protein, with product MWVRRCGPMVVCLLLGVLCASAPSCGRSDEPEPRARKGAPRADATTEATPTPYDTGEFEQLAADRTIILHCGNSMRPAAEVLAAAFQKTHGIGVQFNFGGSSELIASLELGQKGDLYMPHDPYASMLDEKGLLERYEVVGYLEPVIVVPPGNPDGIRSLRDLATRPLKVGLPDARYATSGKLAMAAFEQMGLAEQVRANIGMEGRSNNDVAVAVVHGHVQAGMVWNFLARYYEGRLEAVAPGVEFPETRVTLCLLKSAQDREAAEMFMRFASSERAKQVFRDMGYLKSPR from the coding sequence ATGTGGGTCAGACGCTGCGGTCCGATGGTGGTGTGCCTGCTCCTGGGCGTTCTGTGCGCTTCGGCGCCTTCCTGTGGCCGTTCGGATGAGCCGGAGCCGCGTGCTCGCAAGGGCGCGCCCCGTGCCGACGCCACGACGGAGGCCACTCCGACCCCCTACGACACGGGGGAGTTCGAGCAGCTCGCCGCCGACCGGACCATCATCCTGCACTGCGGCAATTCGATGCGTCCGGCGGCCGAGGTGCTGGCGGCGGCCTTTCAGAAGACGCACGGCATCGGCGTTCAGTTCAACTTCGGCGGGTCATCCGAGCTGATCGCCAGCCTGGAGCTGGGTCAGAAGGGCGACCTCTACATGCCCCACGACCCGTATGCGAGCATGCTCGACGAGAAGGGCCTGCTGGAGCGCTACGAGGTCGTCGGCTACCTGGAGCCGGTCATCGTCGTGCCGCCGGGCAATCCGGACGGCATCCGCTCCCTGCGCGACCTGGCCACGCGGCCGTTGAAGGTCGGCCTGCCCGACGCCCGCTACGCCACCTCCGGCAAGCTGGCCATGGCGGCGTTCGAGCAGATGGGCCTGGCCGAGCAGGTGCGGGCCAATATCGGCATGGAGGGCCGGAGCAACAACGACGTCGCCGTGGCGGTGGTGCACGGCCACGTGCAGGCCGGCATGGTCTGGAACTTCCTCGCCCGCTACTACGAGGGCCGGTTGGAGGCGGTGGCGCCCGGGGTGGAGTTCCCCGAGACCCGCGTGACCCTGTGCCTGCTGAAGAGCGCCCAGGACCGCGAGGCGGCCGAGATGTTCATGCGGTTCGCCTCGTCCGAAAGGGCCAAGCAGGTCTTCCGCGACATGGGCTATCTGAAGAGCCCACGGTAG
- a CDS encoding nucleoside deaminase, whose amino-acid sequence MTPEVSIRIPDWLDAHLRTLDAVHPEGDERMRLVIELSRLNVRHGTGGPFGAAVFARDSGRLLAAGVNCVETSGRSVAHAEVVAILAAQARLGTYDLGGPGRPEYELVSSAEPCAMCLGAVCWSGVRRLVCGARDEDVRRIGFDEGPKPADWTAAFEARGIRVVRDVLRDEAVSVLRLYQAAGGVVYNARQGSGR is encoded by the coding sequence ATGACGCCCGAAGTCTCCATCAGGATCCCGGACTGGCTGGACGCCCACCTGCGGACGCTGGATGCCGTCCACCCGGAGGGGGACGAGCGGATGCGGCTGGTGATCGAACTCTCCCGACTGAACGTCCGCCACGGCACCGGCGGCCCGTTCGGCGCGGCGGTCTTTGCCCGGGACAGCGGCCGACTGCTGGCGGCCGGCGTGAACTGCGTGGAGACGTCCGGCCGCTCGGTCGCGCACGCGGAGGTCGTTGCCATCCTGGCGGCTCAGGCCCGGCTGGGCACATACGATCTGGGAGGCCCCGGCCGGCCCGAGTACGAGCTGGTCAGCAGCGCCGAGCCCTGCGCGATGTGCCTGGGGGCCGTCTGCTGGTCGGGCGTGCGAAGGCTCGTCTGCGGCGCCCGCGACGAGGATGTCCGCAGAATCGGGTTCGACGAGGGGCCGAAACCGGCCGACTGGACAGCGGCGTTCGAGGCCCGGGGCATCCGCGTGGTGCGCGACGTCCTGCGGGACGAAGCCGTCTCGGTGCTCCGCCTCTACCAGGCGGCCGGCGGCGTGGTCTACAACGCACGGCAGGGGAGCGGGCGCTGA
- a CDS encoding transposase — translation MAPDRFACALETQRKLIVHVATHPPWGKEARNMAERFRRHGKAHFRFITTPGVEPTNDLAEQALRFVVIDRRMTQGTRGEAGRQWCEQFWTVRATCAQQGRSVFDSLHAAVTAHFAGQPAPSLLPA, via the coding sequence ATGGCGCCGGACCGGTTCGCGTGCGCCCTGGAGACCCAACGGAAGCTGATCGTGCACGTGGCCACGCATCCGCCGTGGGGGAAGGAGGCGCGCAACATGGCCGAGCGGTTCCGTCGACACGGCAAGGCCCACTTCCGTTTCATCACGACGCCGGGCGTGGAGCCGACGAACGACCTTGCGGAGCAGGCGCTGCGGTTTGTGGTGATCGACCGGCGGATGACGCAGGGCACGCGGGGGGAGGCCGGACGGCAGTGGTGCGAGCAGTTCTGGACGGTGCGTGCCACCTGCGCCCAGCAGGGCCGCTCTGTCTTCGATTCTCTTCACGCTGCCGTCACCGCCCATTTCGCGGGCCAGCCGGCGCCGTCGCTTCTGCCGGCTTGA
- a CDS encoding sugar phosphate isomerase/epimerase — MKLGFVSAILPDLELESVVRFAAEEGFDCVEVMCWPAGRAERRYAGVTHVDVAGLTAAGARRIRQLLDDAGVAISGLGYYPNPLAADGREARVYISHLKKALRAAERLEVGVVNTFIGRDHTRSIDDNWSVFLKRWPPIVREAEARGVRIGIENCPMFFTGDEWPGGKNMAHSPAVWRRMFRELPSPNLGLNLDPSHLVWQQIDDARAVREFADRIVHVHAKDARVDRERLNEVGILAHPLQYHTPKLPGLGDVNWGRFFGALTDTGYRGAVCVEVEDRAFEGSLERRKASLRQSAAFLRQFVA, encoded by the coding sequence ATGAAGCTCGGTTTCGTCAGTGCCATATTGCCGGATCTGGAGTTGGAGTCGGTCGTCCGCTTCGCTGCCGAGGAGGGGTTCGACTGCGTGGAGGTGATGTGCTGGCCGGCCGGCCGGGCCGAGCGCCGCTACGCGGGCGTCACCCACGTGGACGTCGCCGGCCTGACGGCCGCCGGGGCGCGCCGGATTCGGCAACTCCTGGATGACGCGGGGGTTGCGATCAGCGGACTGGGCTACTACCCGAACCCGCTGGCTGCGGACGGACGGGAGGCGCGCGTCTACATCAGCCACCTCAAGAAGGCCCTCCGCGCGGCCGAACGCCTCGAGGTCGGCGTGGTCAACACCTTCATCGGACGCGACCACACGAGATCGATCGACGACAACTGGTCCGTGTTCCTGAAGCGCTGGCCACCCATCGTCCGCGAGGCCGAGGCGCGCGGCGTGCGCATCGGCATTGAGAACTGCCCGATGTTCTTCACCGGCGACGAGTGGCCGGGCGGCAAGAACATGGCCCACAGCCCCGCCGTCTGGCGGCGCATGTTCAGGGAACTCCCCAGCCCGAACCTCGGCCTGAACCTGGACCCGTCGCACCTGGTGTGGCAGCAGATCGACGACGCGCGCGCCGTGCGCGAGTTTGCCGACCGGATCGTGCACGTGCACGCGAAGGACGCCCGCGTGGACCGCGAGCGCCTGAACGAGGTGGGCATTCTGGCCCACCCCCTGCAGTACCACACGCCGAAGCTCCCCGGGCTGGGCGACGTGAACTGGGGCCGGTTCTTCGGGGCCCTCACCGACACCGGCTACCGGGGTGCCGTGTGCGTCGAAGTCGAGGACCGAGCGTTCGAGGGGTCCCTCGAGCGCCGCAAGGCATCCCTCCGCCAGAGCGCGGCCTTCCTGAGGCAGTTCGTCGCGTGA
- a CDS encoding solute-binding protein translates to MNEPGRALWRIALPALTAVALVTGLLLVFRSLAPAEDGPRSLLVCCGAGLRPPVQEAIEFFERRSGVRVEADYGAANLLLGRIKLSGRGDVFVPGDAFYVAEARREGIVVEERPVASFEPVIMVARGNPKGVREVADLAAPGLRVGLVDERTAAMGRITPELLRRNAVPQDDVRRNTVLDTVTVTELAQAVALGHVDAGLVWRPVALQYPDAAEIVEIPPDRNVRSPVSAATLTTAAHPDAASAFVAFLAGPMGRECFRRHRYAPPQEHEPRQASLPAD, encoded by the coding sequence ATGAACGAGCCAGGCCGGGCCCTGTGGAGGATCGCGCTGCCGGCCCTGACGGCGGTCGCGCTGGTGACCGGGCTCCTGCTGGTCTTCCGTTCCCTCGCGCCGGCAGAGGACGGCCCGCGGAGCCTTCTGGTCTGCTGCGGCGCCGGGCTGCGCCCGCCCGTGCAGGAGGCGATCGAGTTTTTCGAGCGCCGTTCGGGCGTCCGCGTCGAGGCCGACTACGGAGCCGCCAACCTGCTCCTGGGCCGGATCAAGCTCTCCGGCCGCGGCGACGTGTTCGTGCCGGGCGACGCCTTCTACGTGGCCGAAGCCCGCCGCGAGGGGATCGTGGTCGAGGAGCGCCCTGTGGCGTCGTTCGAACCCGTCATCATGGTCGCCCGGGGGAACCCGAAGGGCGTCCGCGAGGTGGCGGACCTGGCCGCGCCGGGCCTGCGGGTGGGCCTGGTGGACGAGCGGACCGCCGCCATGGGCCGCATCACGCCGGAGTTGCTTCGCAGGAACGCCGTCCCGCAGGACGATGTCCGCCGGAACACGGTTCTCGACACCGTCACGGTGACGGAACTGGCCCAGGCGGTCGCACTCGGGCACGTGGACGCCGGCCTGGTGTGGCGGCCGGTCGCCCTGCAGTATCCGGACGCCGCCGAGATCGTCGAGATCCCGCCCGACCGGAACGTGCGCTCCCCGGTCTCGGCCGCCACTCTGACGACGGCGGCGCACCCGGATGCCGCCAGCGCGTTCGTCGCGTTTCTGGCCGGGCCGATGGGGCGCGAGTGCTTCCGGCGACATCGGTACGCGCCCCCACAGGAACACGAGCCGCGGCAGGCGTCCCTGCCGGCTGACTGA
- a CDS encoding ABC transporter permease translates to MAYTGFIAVLLVVSLLYVRPADFAAVIRSADVRHAAWLTTWTSLLSALLALGFALPVGYALSRFRLPGRAVLDTLVDVPIILPHLVVGVALLIFFRTALGRAIQGLGLAFVYAPEGIVLAQFVCVSPYAVRTVKAALDAVDPRIEDVARTLGWPAHQVFLRVTLPMIRNGIVAGGVIAWALAMGLYGPLMVFAGTTRSRTEVMATSVYLELSVGRIGPALAIAILLVLFTMACLLVFKRLAGRTGSLW, encoded by the coding sequence GTGGCCTACACGGGGTTCATTGCCGTGCTGCTGGTGGTCAGCCTGCTGTACGTGCGTCCCGCCGACTTCGCCGCCGTGATCCGCAGCGCGGACGTCCGGCACGCGGCCTGGCTGACCACGTGGACGTCCCTGTTGAGCGCGTTGCTGGCGCTGGGGTTCGCCTTGCCGGTCGGCTACGCACTGAGTCGCTTCCGGCTGCCCGGTCGGGCGGTGCTCGACACGCTGGTGGACGTGCCGATCATCCTGCCGCACCTCGTGGTGGGCGTGGCGCTGCTGATCTTCTTCCGCACGGCGCTCGGGCGTGCCATCCAGGGCCTGGGCCTCGCGTTCGTGTATGCCCCGGAGGGAATCGTGCTCGCCCAGTTCGTCTGCGTCTCGCCGTATGCCGTCCGCACGGTGAAGGCCGCCCTGGACGCGGTGGACCCGCGCATCGAGGACGTGGCGCGCACGCTCGGATGGCCGGCGCACCAGGTGTTCCTGCGGGTGACGCTTCCGATGATCCGCAACGGCATCGTGGCGGGCGGCGTCATCGCGTGGGCGCTGGCCATGGGCCTGTACGGCCCTCTCATGGTCTTCGCGGGGACCACGCGCAGTCGCACCGAGGTCATGGCGACGTCGGTGTACCTGGAGCTTTCGGTCGGCCGCATCGGCCCGGCATTGGCCATCGCGATCCTCCTGGTGCTCTTCACGATGGCCTGCCTCCTTGTGTTCAAGCGGCTGGCCGGGAGGACGGGCTCGCTGTGGTGA
- a CDS encoding GNAT family N-acetyltransferase: MAQELLVDPYVVWHARATDSTDFLLVGSTRDSRNLARVYPSAPKHDVWLEAHDESAASLLHGLPARRSLFFQGATSLGLRLIQEAFVGAADVCGVFCVADRSRFQPVFRHEARKLEPRDWQALERCDAEYEPPGPGNDWERVYGSYKGDELAGYAWAWCADGMAEVHVKIRPEHWRQGYGQSVVSAATEDMLRANDVVLYHATGENNLASLRLCLSLGFTPIRTTFAFTGVRRA; the protein is encoded by the coding sequence TTGGCCCAGGAACTCCTGGTGGATCCCTATGTGGTCTGGCATGCGCGGGCGACCGATTCTACCGACTTTCTGCTGGTTGGCTCGACGCGGGACTCACGGAACCTCGCGCGTGTCTATCCGAGTGCTCCGAAGCACGACGTCTGGCTCGAGGCCCACGACGAGAGCGCGGCATCCTTGCTGCATGGACTACCTGCACGGCGGAGCTTGTTCTTTCAAGGAGCGACCTCTCTCGGATTGCGCCTGATCCAGGAAGCATTCGTCGGTGCGGCGGACGTGTGTGGTGTCTTCTGCGTTGCTGACCGCAGCCGGTTCCAACCGGTATTCCGGCATGAAGCCCGGAAGCTTGAGCCGCGAGATTGGCAAGCTCTGGAGCGTTGCGATGCGGAGTACGAACCTCCAGGGCCCGGCAATGACTGGGAGCGTGTGTACGGAAGCTACAAGGGCGACGAACTCGCCGGCTACGCGTGGGCTTGGTGCGCCGACGGGATGGCGGAGGTGCACGTGAAGATCCGCCCCGAGCACTGGCGCCAGGGCTACGGCCAGAGCGTGGTGTCAGCGGCGACGGAGGACATGCTCCGAGCGAACGACGTCGTCCTCTATCATGCCACGGGGGAGAACAACCTGGCGAGTCTACGCCTGTGTCTCTCCCTCGGTTTCACACCAATCAGAACAACGTTCGCGTTCACAGGCGTGCGCCGGGCATGA
- a CDS encoding ABC transporter ATP-binding protein, producing MLRVEHIGLHLGSFALKDVSFEVRRGQRFVLLGPTGCGKTLLAEIVCGLRALDAGCVRLNGRDITRRDPARRNIGYVPQDYALLPFKTVECNVAFGLEARRLARAEVARRVGEMLELLGISRLAARLPRHLSGGERQRVTLARALVIRPDLLVLDEPLSALDEGSGEETIALLRTLQAELNTTTLHICHRLEEAFALADTMGLMRDGALEQVAPPPELLSRPRSRFVAQFLRLSNLVEGEVRDLPEGRAFCVDGAVWTRTDRPGGPARAVVPLDALSLSLTRPPDDPRQVVVADVIAENRPCALRPFVRLGGRLRLTVPGAFPAGAWTEGRTAYLAVPRDRLHVVPEGPAEPPERTGGPGGDDLVG from the coding sequence ATGCTTCGTGTAGAGCACATCGGGCTGCATCTGGGGAGCTTCGCGCTCAAGGACGTCTCGTTCGAGGTCCGGCGGGGGCAGCGCTTCGTCCTGCTCGGGCCGACCGGCTGCGGCAAGACGCTGCTGGCGGAGATCGTCTGCGGCCTGCGGGCGCTCGATGCCGGGTGTGTGCGGCTGAACGGGCGGGACATCACGCGCCGGGACCCCGCACGCAGGAACATCGGCTACGTGCCCCAGGACTACGCCCTGTTGCCGTTCAAGACCGTCGAGTGCAACGTGGCCTTCGGTCTGGAGGCGCGCCGACTGGCCCGCGCGGAGGTCGCCCGCCGGGTCGGCGAGATGCTCGAACTGCTCGGCATCTCCCGCCTGGCCGCCCGTCTTCCCAGACACCTCTCGGGCGGCGAGCGGCAGCGCGTCACCCTGGCCCGCGCGCTGGTCATCCGGCCCGATCTGCTGGTCCTGGACGAGCCCCTCAGCGCCCTGGACGAGGGCAGCGGCGAGGAGACGATCGCGCTCCTGCGCACGCTGCAGGCGGAACTGAACACGACCACGCTCCACATCTGCCACCGGCTGGAGGAGGCATTCGCTCTGGCCGACACCATGGGGCTGATGCGCGACGGCGCGCTCGAACAGGTCGCCCCGCCGCCGGAGCTGCTCAGCCGCCCCCGCAGCCGCTTCGTGGCGCAGTTCCTGCGCCTGTCCAATCTGGTCGAGGGCGAGGTGCGTGACCTGCCTGAGGGCCGGGCGTTCTGCGTGGACGGCGCGGTCTGGACGCGGACGGACCGCCCCGGCGGCCCCGCGCGGGCCGTCGTCCCGCTCGATGCCCTCTCGCTGTCGCTGACCAGGCCGCCGGACGATCCGCGTCAGGTCGTCGTTGCCGACGTGATCGCCGAGAACCGGCCGTGCGCCCTCCGTCCGTTCGTGCGCCTGGGCGGGCGCCTGCGGCTGACCGTCCCCGGCGCGTTCCCGGCAGGGGCGTGGACGGAGGGACGGACGGCGTATCTGGCCGTGCCGCGTGACCGGCTGCACGTCGTGCCCGAGGGGCCCGCGGAACCGCCGGAGCGCACCGGTGGACCGGGGGGAGACGATCTGGTAGGGTGA
- a CDS encoding ABC transporter permease, which yields MTLWGLVVREARFRLGGFCIGLVSVVAAIACLTGAVTLLHAHDIRSDRVLIEREKATREEMARMEDDYRLIMRDLGHNVLIIHRDQDLAALVAAGYPEVTMPEEYVHRLADRGIATLNHLLPVLQKRTVWPEHGVEILLSGTPGQTPNRAKKGFLTADGTAYRDPIVATIPHGAVRLGNGVARRLGLHEGDRVVLMGEEFVVDRVLPGEGNVDDIAVWCSLEKVQQWLGLEGRINGILGLECICEVDRLGEVAREVGAILPDVTVLEFSSRVRARAQARGRAGEAHRTAIAAEMEHQRRMRRERELFAAVLVPVALTAAGLWVFFLVLGNVRERRTEIGVLRALGVRQATIMGVFLLKAVAMGALGAVLGYVVGVVGGALWGGVGPTTADFFGSFRLRLFLAAVLVAPALCAAAAWLPAMRAARQDPAEVLRDR from the coding sequence ATGACCCTCTGGGGCCTGGTCGTCAGGGAAGCCCGGTTCCGTCTGGGAGGCTTCTGCATCGGGCTTGTCTCGGTCGTGGCGGCGATCGCGTGCCTGACGGGCGCCGTGACGCTGCTGCACGCTCACGACATCCGTTCGGACCGCGTCCTGATCGAACGCGAGAAAGCGACGCGCGAGGAGATGGCGCGCATGGAGGACGACTACCGTCTGATCATGCGCGACCTCGGCCACAACGTCCTGATCATCCACCGGGATCAGGACCTGGCCGCCCTCGTGGCCGCCGGCTACCCCGAAGTCACCATGCCCGAGGAGTATGTGCACCGCCTGGCCGACCGGGGTATCGCGACGCTCAACCACCTGCTGCCCGTGCTCCAGAAGCGGACCGTCTGGCCGGAGCACGGCGTGGAGATCCTCCTGAGCGGCACGCCGGGCCAGACGCCCAACCGCGCCAAGAAGGGGTTCCTGACGGCCGACGGCACGGCCTACCGCGACCCGATCGTCGCAACGATCCCGCACGGTGCGGTGCGGCTCGGCAACGGGGTGGCCCGGCGGCTGGGGCTGCATGAGGGGGACAGGGTGGTCCTGATGGGGGAGGAGTTCGTCGTCGACCGCGTCCTGCCGGGCGAGGGGAACGTGGACGACATCGCCGTGTGGTGCTCCCTGGAGAAGGTGCAGCAGTGGCTGGGGCTGGAGGGGCGCATCAACGGCATCCTGGGTCTGGAGTGCATCTGCGAGGTCGACCGGCTCGGGGAGGTGGCGCGCGAGGTCGGGGCGATCCTGCCGGACGTGACCGTTCTGGAGTTCAGTTCGCGCGTGAGAGCCCGTGCACAGGCGCGCGGGAGGGCCGGGGAGGCCCACCGCACGGCGATCGCGGCCGAGATGGAGCATCAGCGCCGGATGCGGCGGGAGAGGGAGCTGTTCGCCGCTGTGCTGGTGCCGGTGGCCCTGACGGCGGCGGGGCTGTGGGTCTTCTTCCTGGTGCTGGGCAACGTGCGCGAGCGGCGGACGGAGATCGGCGTCCTGCGCGCCCTGGGCGTGCGGCAGGCGACGATCATGGGCGTCTTCCTGCTCAAGGCCGTGGCCATGGGCGCGCTCGGCGCGGTGCTCGGCTACGTCGTGGGAGTCGTGGGCGGGGCCCTGTGGGGAGGTGTGGGGCCGACCACGGCGGACTTCTTCGGGTCCTTCCGCCTCCGGCTGTTCCTGGCTGCCGTTCTGGTGGCCCCGGCGCTGTGCGCCGCCGCGGCCTGGCTGCCGGCGATGCGCGCGGCCCGCCAGGACCCGGCCGAGGTGCTCAGGGACCGCTGA
- a CDS encoding ABC transporter ATP-binding protein, with protein MEGEEAIVSATLQIDGVGKTYRRPDTVQALCDVSLRVEPGRFHVVQGPSGSGKTTLLLAAGGLLAPDAGVVRVDGQDLYALSAEHRARFRAEHIGYVFQQFHLIPYLSVLDNVLAACLALRRPGARERAGQLIAELGLAGRARHFPSELSTGERQRTALARALLNDPRLILADEPTGNLDRRSAQVVLAHLRDFARRGGAVLMATHQSDVPADEVLHLDGGTPAGGPETARRAPDPPCEDTR; from the coding sequence ATGGAAGGGGAGGAGGCGATCGTGTCCGCAACGCTTCAGATCGACGGCGTCGGCAAGACCTACCGCCGGCCGGACACGGTCCAGGCGCTTTGCGACGTCTCCCTCCGGGTGGAGCCGGGCCGCTTCCACGTGGTCCAGGGGCCGAGCGGCAGCGGCAAGACCACGCTGCTGCTGGCCGCCGGCGGGCTGCTGGCGCCGGATGCGGGCGTCGTGCGCGTGGACGGGCAGGACCTCTACGCGTTGTCGGCCGAGCACCGGGCACGCTTCCGCGCGGAGCACATCGGCTACGTGTTCCAGCAGTTCCACCTGATCCCCTATCTGAGCGTTCTGGACAACGTGCTGGCCGCCTGCCTGGCCCTGCGCAGGCCCGGCGCCCGTGAACGGGCCGGGCAACTGATTGCCGAACTGGGCCTGGCCGGCCGCGCCCGGCACTTCCCGTCCGAACTGAGCACGGGGGAGCGCCAGCGGACGGCTCTGGCGCGCGCGCTGCTGAATGACCCCCGGCTGATCCTGGCCGACGAACCGACCGGCAACCTGGACCGCCGCAGCGCCCAGGTCGTGCTGGCGCATCTGCGGGACTTCGCCCGCCGGGGCGGCGCCGTCCTCATGGCCACCCATCAGAGCGACGTCCCGGCGGACGAGGTGCTGCACCTGGACGGCGGAACGCCCGCCGGCGGCCCGGAGACCGCGCGCCGTGCCCCCGATCCGCCCTGCGAGGACACCCGATGA